The proteins below come from a single Vidua macroura isolate BioBank_ID:100142 chromosome 17, ASM2450914v1, whole genome shotgun sequence genomic window:
- the DNAJC5 gene encoding dnaJ homolog subfamily C member 5, producing MADQRQRSLSTSGESLYHVLGLDKNATSDDIKKSYRKLALKYHPDKNPDNPEAAEKFKEINNAHAILTDATKRNIYDKYGSLGLYVAEQFGEENVNTYFVLSSWWAKALFVFCGLITACYCCCCLCCCCNCCCGKCKPKPPEGEEQEFYVSPEDLEAQLQSDEREASDAPIVIQPASATETTQLTADSHPSYHTDGFN from the exons ATGGCAGACCAGAGGCAACGCTCGCTCTCTACCTCTGGGGAGTCTTTGTACCACGTGCTGGGGCTGGACAAAAATGCCACTTCAGATGATATCAAAAAGTCTTACAG gAAACTGGCATTGAAATATCATCCTGATAAAAACCCTGATAatccagaggcagcagaaaaatTTAAAGAGATCAATAATGCCCACGCAATATTGACCGATGCCACAAAGCGGAACATTTATGATAAGTATGGGTCTCTGGGGCTCTATGTAGCAGAGCAGTTTGGTGAAGAAAATGTGAACACATACTTCGTGCTGTCCAGCTGGTGGGCAAAG GCCTTGTTTGTGTTCTGTGGGCTCATCACAGcctgctactgctgctgctgtctgtgctgctgctgtaatTGTTGCTGTGGGAAGTGTAAACCCAAACCTCCCGAAGGTGAAGAGCAGGAGTTCTACGTCTCTCCAGAGGACTTGGAGGCACAGTTGCAGTCAGATGAAAGGG AGGCCTCAGACGCACCTATTGTGATACAGCCAGCATCAGCCACAGAGACAACCCAGCTCACAGCTGACTCTCACCCCAGCTACCACACTGATGGATTTAATTAA